A single Candidatus Binataceae bacterium DNA region contains:
- a CDS encoding transglycosylase domain-containing protein, whose translation MGALLLFLFGCGFYLAELYDGISALIEQREAALTSAVYSAPLKIERSDDLAKLHLLDRIGRLSYTRVTDPTHPGEYALIPGRVTIYLRGFREGMTERPAALVHLTLAGTVVEGVADSFGAAMPAATLEPEVVGRLLPGALPEQVETELSDVPPYLVRGLLATEDRYFYYHPGFDPIRMIEAAIADLRSHHLGQGASTLTQQLARTFIDRHERTFARKVRELAVALVIEIRLSKNQILERYINDVPMGAYDGTPITGMPLAARDFFNKDLHEVTPAEAATLIGMIRAPTMYDPRRHPDACRARRDTVLAVMRRDNVIDPAQYAEAAAAPLMIAKLPGLRRAPYFNDYVISEVERIPGFNGNLAGLKVYTTLDPEMEQTARESVESNLARLEKLHPHLHRAARGEELEGSLVALDARTGAILAMVGGRDYSTSQFNRVTQAERQPGSAFKPIVYLSALDPSRSPIGQPVTLASLLPDRPMSFNGWTPVNYERTYQGTVTVVEALAESLNVPTAYLGSLLGPRTIVATAHEMGINEDIPAVLPISIGAAETTLLELTGAYQIFADAGISRPPYALEAVYDAKDHLIYRHVPHQLALVSPQAAYLVTGALEQVVKWGTGAGAAKMGLDFPAAGKTGTTQDYRDAYFVGYTPRVVCGVWVGFDHPQSLGAPGATAALPAWVSFMTGVTPHSSPPFAVPPGITMATIDPQSGGLATSGCPRTATVPFLTGTAPTQICPLHGGLAPAPTLVAGPSGVPPPPAPGVAPAPGTAPQPASNGVLGALGNFFGSLFSH comes from the coding sequence GTGGGGGCTTTACTGCTCTTTCTCTTCGGCTGCGGGTTCTACCTGGCCGAACTTTATGACGGGATCTCGGCGCTGATCGAACAGCGCGAAGCGGCGCTGACCTCGGCCGTTTACTCCGCGCCGCTTAAGATCGAACGCAGCGACGACCTCGCAAAGCTGCATCTGCTCGACCGTATCGGACGGCTCAGCTACACCCGCGTCACCGACCCGACCCATCCCGGCGAATACGCGCTGATACCGGGCCGCGTGACGATCTACCTGCGCGGCTTTCGCGAAGGGATGACCGAGCGTCCTGCGGCGCTGGTCCATCTGACGCTCGCTGGCACCGTGGTCGAGGGTGTGGCGGACTCCTTCGGCGCGGCGATGCCCGCGGCAACGCTGGAGCCCGAAGTCGTCGGCCGGCTGCTGCCGGGCGCGCTGCCGGAACAGGTCGAGACGGAACTCAGCGATGTGCCGCCGTACCTGGTGCGCGGACTCCTCGCGACCGAGGACCGCTACTTCTATTATCATCCGGGATTCGACCCGATACGGATGATCGAGGCGGCGATCGCGGATTTGCGATCGCATCATCTGGGCCAGGGCGCGAGCACGCTTACGCAGCAGCTCGCGCGCACATTTATCGACCGCCACGAGCGCACGTTCGCGCGCAAGGTGCGCGAGTTGGCCGTGGCGCTGGTGATCGAGATCCGGCTCAGCAAGAACCAGATTCTCGAACGCTACATAAATGACGTTCCGATGGGCGCGTACGACGGCACGCCGATCACCGGAATGCCTCTCGCTGCGCGCGACTTCTTCAACAAGGACCTGCACGAGGTCACGCCGGCAGAGGCCGCGACACTGATCGGGATGATCCGGGCCCCGACCATGTACGATCCGCGCCGCCATCCTGACGCATGCCGCGCCCGCCGCGACACGGTGCTGGCCGTGATGCGCCGCGACAACGTGATCGACCCGGCCCAGTACGCCGAAGCGGCTGCCGCACCGCTAATGATCGCGAAGCTGCCGGGGCTGCGCCGCGCGCCCTATTTCAACGACTATGTGATCTCCGAGGTCGAGCGGATTCCAGGCTTCAACGGCAACCTGGCCGGGCTCAAGGTTTATACCACGCTCGATCCGGAGATGGAGCAGACGGCGCGCGAGAGCGTGGAATCGAATCTCGCACGGCTCGAAAAGCTGCATCCGCATTTGCACCGCGCCGCGCGCGGCGAGGAGCTCGAGGGTTCGCTGGTCGCGCTCGACGCGCGCACCGGCGCGATTCTGGCGATGGTCGGCGGACGCGACTATTCGACCAGCCAGTTCAACCGCGTAACCCAGGCCGAGCGCCAGCCAGGCTCGGCCTTCAAGCCTATCGTCTATCTGAGCGCGCTCGATCCGTCGCGCTCGCCGATCGGCCAGCCGGTCACGCTCGCCTCGCTGCTGCCGGACCGCCCAATGTCGTTCAACGGATGGACGCCGGTCAACTACGAGCGCACCTACCAGGGCACTGTCACGGTAGTCGAGGCGCTGGCCGAGTCGCTAAACGTGCCGACCGCATACCTGGGGAGCCTGCTGGGACCGCGGACGATCGTGGCGACGGCGCATGAGATGGGCATCAACGAGGACATCCCGGCGGTGCTGCCGATTTCGATCGGCGCCGCAGAGACCACGCTGCTCGAGCTGACCGGGGCCTACCAAATTTTTGCCGACGCCGGAATCTCGCGGCCGCCCTACGCGCTCGAGGCCGTGTACGACGCCAAGGACCATCTGATTTACCGTCACGTTCCGCATCAGTTGGCGCTGGTGAGCCCGCAGGCCGCGTATCTCGTAACCGGCGCGCTCGAACAGGTGGTCAAGTGGGGCACCGGTGCAGGCGCGGCCAAGATGGGGCTCGACTTTCCGGCCGCCGGCAAGACCGGCACGACGCAGGACTATCGCGACGCATACTTCGTCGGTTACACGCCGCGTGTCGTTTGCGGCGTCTGGGTCGGATTCGACCATCCGCAAAGCCTGGGCGCGCCGGGCGCCACGGCGGCGCTTCCGGCGTGGGTGAGTTTCATGACCGGCGTCACGCCGCATAGCTCGCCGCCGTTTGCAGTGCCGCCGGGAATCACGATGGCGACGATCGATCCGCAAAGCGGAGGGCTCGCGACCAGCGGATGTCCGCGCACCGCCACGGTGCCGTTCTTAACCGGCACCGCGCCGACGCAGATCTGTCCGCTGCACGGCGGTCTCGCCCCCGCGCCGACCCTGGTAGCGGGTCCGAGCGGCGTGCCTCCGCCGCCGGCCCCGGGTGTGGCGCCCGCTCCGGGAACGGCTCCGCAGCCGGCGTCCAACGGAGTCCTCGGCGCGCTCGGAAATTTCTTCGGTTCGCTATTCAGTCACTGA